The following proteins are co-located in the Macadamia integrifolia cultivar HAES 741 chromosome 3, SCU_Mint_v3, whole genome shotgun sequence genome:
- the LOC122073156 gene encoding dof zinc finger protein DOF2.2-like, producing the protein MIQELLGGGAALVGGERKISINGILEGSPSPSPSPSPSPSPSSSANTTATAAATATTATATSSSSSQQPSDHQSLRCPRCDSSNTKFCYYNNYNLTQPRHFCKTCRRYWTKGGALRNVPIGGGCRKNKNTTISTSAGKSSSCKVKTASDVVTTANLELHSNPMLWASPQNSQLLALLRASSQNANPNPNPNPNLNPMYNVKDEGGSMGSHMTSDAINARTLSLDPLTTQIPIGLCSSFWRNNQHHQPQQHHHQHQQQQQQQGLFLGHEVQNSGIQELYQRLRSSSANYYTDHSQTTSFTNVASSTSTSAILEPASAPVIGGELGYWSPSFTSWSDLPTTHGAFH; encoded by the coding sequence ATGATTCAAGAGCTCTTGGGAGGAGGTGCAGCACTTgtaggaggagagaggaaaatCTCCATAAATGGAATTTTAGAAggttcaccttcaccttctccttctccatctccatctccatctccttcttcttcagcAAACACAACAGCCACTGCTGCAGCAACTGCCACTACTGCTACggccacatcatcatcatcttcacaaCAGCCATCAGATCACCAAAGTCTGAGATGCCCAAGAtgtgattcttccaacaccaaaTTCTGTTACTACAACAATTACAATCTCACTCAACCTCGCCACTTCTGCAAGACCTGCCGTAGGTATTGGACCAAAGGCGGTGCTCTCCGAAATGTACCCATCGGTGGCGGCTGccggaaaaacaagaacaccaCCATCTCTACCTCTGCTGGAAAATCTAGCAGCTGTAAAGTAAAGACTGCCTCAGACGTCGTAACGACGGCAAACCTTGAGCTCCACTCGAATCCGATGCTATGGGCTTCTCCACAGAATTCACAACTGTTGGCCTTACTGAGAGCCTCCTCTCAGAACGCTaatcctaaccctaaccctaaccctaaccttaATCCGATGTATAATGTGAAGGATGAAGGGGGTTCTATGGGATCCCACATGACGTCAGATGCAATAAATGCAAGAACGCTGAGCTTAGATCCTCTGACCACTCAGATTCCGATCGGTCTCTGCAGTTCTTTCTGGAGAAACAATCAACATCACCAACCTCAACAACATCAccatcaacatcaacaacaacaacaacagcaaggATTGTTCCTTGGTCATGAGGTTCAAAACTCTGGGATTCAAGAACTTTATCAGAGGCTAAGATCATCATCTGCAAATTACTATACTGATCATTCTCAGACAACAAGCTTCACCAATGTGGCTTCTTCAACATCAACTTCAGCTATCTTGGAGCCTGCATCAGCTCCAGTCATTGGAGGGGAATTAGGTTACTGGAGTCCTTCATTCACATCATGGTCTGATCTGCCTACTACCCATGGTGCATTCCATTAA
- the LOC122074918 gene encoding serine/threonine protein phosphatase 2A 55 kDa regulatory subunit B beta isoform-like, producing the protein MEDLTEVITSAEFHPTQCNTLSYSSSKGTIRLIDMRQSALCDMHAKLFVERETAGSRSFFTEIIASISDIKFGKDGRHILSRDYMTLKLWDLNMESGPVATFQVHDHLRPKLCDLYDSDSIFDKFECCLSGDSLRVATGSYSNLVRVFGCISGSDEATTLEASKNPMRQQTQTPSRPIRSITNLGCSRRRGAENLNVDANGVAYDFSTKLLHLTWHPTSNVLACAAANSLYIYCAEDAPQNDAAPSQP; encoded by the exons AGGTTATAACATCTGCAGAGTTCCATCCTACTCAATGTAACACATTATCATACAGCAGTTCAAAGGGCACAATACGCCTTATTGACATGCGACAATCTGCTTTATGTGACATGCATGCCAAACT ATTTGTGGAGCGAGAGACAGCTGGTTCACGTTCATTTTTCACAGAGATAATTGCCTCGATATCAGATATTAAGTTTGGAAAGGACGGAAGACACATATTGAGTCGTGATTACATGACTCTGAAG TTATGGGATTTAAACATGGAATCTGGCCCTGTTGCAACCTTCCAGGTCCATGACCATCTGAGACCCAAG TTATGTGACTTATACGATAGTGATTCCATCTTTGATAAATTTGAGTGCTGTTTAAGTGGAGACAGTCTCCGTGTTGCCACTGGTTCTTATAG CAACCTTGTTCGTGTCTTTGGCTGTATTTCTGGCAGTGATGAGGCAACAACACTGGAAGCCAGCAAAAATCCTATGAG ACAGCAGACTCAAACACCTTCGAGGCCCATAAGATCAATCACCAATCTAGGATGCTCTCGTAGACGAG GAGCTGAGAATCTAAATGTAGATGCAAATGGAGTAGCATACGACTTTTCAACTAAGTTGCTCCACCTAACATGGCATCCAACTTCCAATGTTCTTGCTTGTGCGGCTGCAAATAGCCTATACATTTACTGTGCAGAGGATGCTCCCCAAAACGATGCTGCTCCTAGTCAGCCATGA